DNA from Brachyspira aalborgi:
TTTGATTTTCAAAAGCTTTTTTAGTCGCCATTTTTGCCTTTCTTATATTTGCTGGCGTATCCAAAGAGACTCTTTCTACAAATGTAGCTCCTTCTATTGTAGCAAGCATTTCGCATACTCTTATAGGTTTTCCCGCTCTTGCAAAATCTCTTCCCGCTTGAGTAGTTGTAGTTCTCTGTCCTTCAAGAGTCGTAGGCGCCATCTGTCCGCCCGTCATTCCATAAATTGCATTATTCAAAAATATTACGGTTATATTCTCTCCTCTTGCCGCGGCATGAATTATTTCGGCAGTTCCTATAGCGGCTAAATCTCCGTCTCCTTGAAGAGTAAAAACCACGCTATCTGAAACCGCTCTTTTTATTCCCGTTGCAACGGCTGGCGCTCTGCCATGCGCTGCTTGTTGCATATCGCAATTAAAATATTTATAAGCCAAAACGCTGCATCCAACCGAAGCTATTCCAACCGCTCTATCTAAAACATTAAGCTCTTCCAAACATTCTGCAATTATTCTCTGAGAAGTTCCATGCATACAACCAGGACAATAATGCGTTCTTACATCCGTTAAGCCTTTAGATTTTTCAAAAACTATCATAAAATTCCTCCTGCAAATTCTTTTATATGTTCTATTATTTCATGTGAAGTCGGCACAATGCCTCCCGCTTTCCCAAAAAATTTAACGGGAACTTTGCATTCGCATGCCAATTTTATATCGTCTATCATTTGTCCCATACTCATTTCAATACTAATATACATTTTACAGTTATTATTATTCTTAAATTCTTTTTCAGGGAATGGCCATAAAGTTATAGGTCTTATCATTCCTATTTTTTTATTTTCGCCTCTAAAAGTATCGACTACTTCTCTGCAAACTCTCGACATAGTGCCGTAAGAAACCAATATGATATCGGCGTCTTCGGTAAAATATTTTTCAGCTCTCGCTTCTTTCTCTTTAATTAATTTATATTTTTCTTGCAAATTAAGATTATGTTTATATAATAAATCAGCCTCTAAATATAAAGAATTAACTATATTTTTTTCTCTCTTTCCTCTCATTCCGTTTGTAGCCCAAGTTTTTTCTTTTATTTCGTATTTTGGTTTATAAATAATTTCAACAGGTTCCATCATCTGCCCAATAAAACCGTCCGCCGCAACATAAACGGGCGTTCTATAATAATCCGCTAAATCAAACGCTTCCATTATCATATCGCTCGCTTCCTGCAAATTAGAAGGCGCAAGAACGGGGCAATTATAATCTCCGTCTCCGCCGCCTTTAGTCATCATATTATAATCGCTTTGTGAAGGCTGTATTCCTCCAAGTCCAGGTCCGCCGCGCATAACATTAAGTATAACCGCTGGAATTTCTGCAGCGGCAAGATATGATATTCCTTCTTGCTTTAAAGCTATTCCTGGCGAAGACGATGAAGTCATAGCTCTCGCTCCCGCTCCGCCCGCTCCATAAACCATATTAATCGCAGCAATTTCGCTTTCCGCTTGAACGAAAGAACCTCCCGATTCAAACATTGCTTTAGACATAAACTCTGGAATCTCGTTTTGAGGCGTTATCGGATAACCGAAAAAACATTTGCATCCCGCAGCTATTGCAGCGCTTGCCATAGCCTCGTTTCCTTTCATTAATTTTTTAGCCATATTATATTCTCCTTATTTTTCATTTGCTTTATTTTTATTATCCAATCTCTCTACGACTATGCATAAATCTGGACACATAATAGCGCAGTTGGTGCATCCTATACATTTTTCCATATCCGTAACCGAAGCTGGATAATATCCCCAAGAATTCATATTATCTTTATCTAAATATAATATTTTAGTAGGGCAAACTGAAACGCAATTTGAACAGCCCTTACATTGTTCTTTATCGATTGTTACTCTGCCTTTATTAGCCATATTGCCTCCATTATTTTTTATAAAAATTGCTCGCTTAAAAATTATAATCGCTTGCATTTTTATTTTATCGCTATTTTCTTAATTAAAATTTACAATATTAATAAAAATTGTCAATAATTATAATTAACTAATATTAATAGCTGCAAATATCTAAATTATATAATATTTTTAATTTATAGTTATTTTTTAATTAAAATTTATTTTGTAATTTTAAATAAAAATATTATAATCAATCGATAGCTTTTATTTAATTTATTTAATTAATAAAAATAATTTTTTTGAGGAGAAAATATGCTTAAATATAATTCCAATGAAATACTTGATTATATAATAAAAAACAGAAGATATTTGCATTCAATTCCCGAGCTTGGCGGAAATCTTCCAAAAACGAGAGAATTTGTTATAAAAAAATTGGAAGAGCTTAATATAGAATATACGAAAAATAAAAAAGATTCGGGAATTATTGCATATATAAAAGGCAATGATAAAAATAATAAAACAGTCGCGTTAAGAGCGGATATGGACGCTTTGCCGATTAAAGAAGAAACAGACTTTGAATATAAATCCTGCAATAATAATATGCATGCTTGCGGGCATGATGTTCATACGGCTATTTTATTAGGAGCTGCAAAAATACTTTCTGAAAATAAAGATAAAATTAACGGAACGGTTAAACTTTTATTTCAAACGGGAGAAGAAACGGGAACGGGCGCAAAAATAATGATAGAAGAAAACGCGCTTGAAAATGTTTCTGCAATATTTGGAGTTCATATTGGAAGTTTCGCTCCAGATACTCCAAATGGAACTTTTATTATTCAAGAAGGACCGATTATGGCTTCTGCAGACCAATTGATTATAAGAGTTAAAGGAAAAGGTACGCATGGAGCTTATCCGCATTTTGGAGTGGACCCGATAATAATATCGGCGGAGATAATCAACGGACTTCAATCGATAATAACGAGAGAAATAAAATCTTCCGAAAATGTTTTACTTTCTTTATGCAGAATAAACGGAGGAAGCGCTTTTAATATAATTCCCGATATGGTAGAAATAGAAGGAACTATAAGAACTTTTAATAACGAATTGAGAGATTATTTTATTAAGAGAATAAAAGAAAAATCAAAACTCATTGCAGAATCTATGCTTGGAGAATGCGAAATAGAATTAGTCGAATATGCATGCGTTACGAATAACGATAAAAATATTACGGAAAGCGTAAGAAAAACAGCGGAAAAA
Protein-coding regions in this window:
- a CDS encoding thiamine pyrophosphate-dependent enzyme; this translates as MIVFEKSKGLTDVRTHYCPGCMHGTSQRIIAECLEELNVLDRAVGIASVGCSVLAYKYFNCDMQQAAHGRAPAVATGIKRAVSDSVVFTLQGDGDLAAIGTAEIIHAAARGENITVIFLNNAIYGMTGGQMAPTTLEGQRTTTTQAGRDFARAGKPIRVCEMLATIEGATFVERVSLDTPANIRKAKMATKKAFENQIAGKGFSIVEMLTSCTTNWGISPTESHQWIRDYLIPHYPMGNFRND
- the vorB gene encoding 3-methyl-2-oxobutanoate dehydrogenase subunit VorB, with the protein product MAKKLMKGNEAMASAAIAAGCKCFFGYPITPQNEIPEFMSKAMFESGGSFVQAESEIAAINMVYGAGGAGARAMTSSSSPGIALKQEGISYLAAAEIPAVILNVMRGGPGLGGIQPSQSDYNMMTKGGGDGDYNCPVLAPSNLQEASDMIMEAFDLADYYRTPVYVAADGFIGQMMEPVEIIYKPKYEIKEKTWATNGMRGKREKNIVNSLYLEADLLYKHNLNLQEKYKLIKEKEARAEKYFTEDADIILVSYGTMSRVCREVVDTFRGENKKIGMIRPITLWPFPEKEFKNNNNCKMYISIEMSMGQMIDDIKLACECKVPVKFFGKAGGIVPTSHEIIEHIKEFAGGIL
- a CDS encoding M20 metallopeptidase family protein, whose product is MLKYNSNEILDYIIKNRRYLHSIPELGGNLPKTREFVIKKLEELNIEYTKNKKDSGIIAYIKGNDKNNKTVALRADMDALPIKEETDFEYKSCNNNMHACGHDVHTAILLGAAKILSENKDKINGTVKLLFQTGEETGTGAKIMIEENALENVSAIFGVHIGSFAPDTPNGTFIIQEGPIMASADQLIIRVKGKGTHGAYPHFGVDPIIISAEIINGLQSIITREIKSSENVLLSLCRINGGSAFNIIPDMVEIEGTIRTFNNELRDYFIKRIKEKSKLIAESMLGECEIELVEYACVTNNDKNITESVRKTAEKLFSKEAIWDKYFNPSMGGEDFSYYLKKVAGCFALFSTITEKNIPNHNNKFEVNESKLNMPSELMANWAVDFKI
- a CDS encoding 4Fe-4S dicluster domain-containing protein, encoding MANKGRVTIDKEQCKGCSNCVSVCPTKILYLDKDNMNSWGYYPASVTDMEKCIGCTNCAIMCPDLCIVVERLDNKNKANEK